In Candidatus Desulfofervidus auxilii, one genomic interval encodes:
- the mtaB gene encoding tRNA (N(6)-L-threonylcarbamoyladenosine(37)-C(2))-methylthiotransferase MtaB, translating into MNIAIFTIGCKVNQYESDSLASLFKKKGYSIIDNIEKAHICIVNTCTVTHRADYDSRRLLRQIIKKNPQAICVATGCYAQIAYKKLAQIKGIDYIVGNKEKAELIKLLPYLKKQSFPQILVEKNPTTLDTLVCFPPSDGDTIKRTRAYLKIQDGCDAFCSYCIVPYARGRARSLSPEEVIKHIYYLQNQGFKELVLCGIHLGEYGKDLSPPISFLSLLKLLKDQGLNLRIRLSSMNPAEINYQFIELFENWPNLCPHLHISLQSGSENILQKMGRPYTIDKFKEIVLDLKYSFPYLAIGVDIIVGFPGETERDFLQTYNLIKEMPVSYCHIFSYSDRPGTKSAKMKEKVPLEIIKKRVKALRQLDKNKRAQFFKENMGRTVQVLIEQKVDGFSKGHSENYISVYMEEKTEINQIIPVKLIDYFHDGVYGKIHKGE; encoded by the coding sequence ATGAATATAGCCATTTTTACTATAGGTTGTAAAGTTAATCAGTATGAATCTGATTCCCTGGCTAGTTTGTTTAAGAAAAAAGGCTATAGTATAATTGATAACATAGAAAAGGCTCATATTTGTATAGTTAATACTTGCACTGTAACCCACCGGGCAGATTATGATAGCCGGCGTCTTTTGCGTCAAATAATCAAAAAAAATCCCCAGGCTATTTGCGTTGCAACTGGTTGTTACGCTCAAATAGCTTATAAAAAATTGGCTCAAATAAAGGGGATTGATTATATCGTTGGAAACAAAGAAAAGGCAGAATTAATAAAACTTTTGCCTTATTTAAAAAAACAATCTTTTCCCCAAATATTAGTGGAGAAAAATCCTACCACTTTAGATACTTTAGTTTGTTTTCCTCCTTCTGATGGAGACACTATAAAACGAACTCGGGCCTATTTAAAAATTCAAGATGGTTGTGATGCCTTTTGCAGCTATTGCATTGTGCCTTATGCCAGGGGAAGGGCTAGAAGTCTAAGTCCTGAAGAAGTAATAAAACATATTTATTACCTACAAAATCAAGGATTTAAAGAGCTTGTGCTTTGTGGTATCCATTTAGGAGAATATGGGAAAGACCTTTCTCCACCTATTTCTTTTTTATCGCTCTTAAAACTACTTAAAGACCAGGGATTGAATTTACGTATACGGTTAAGTTCAATGAATCCTGCCGAAATTAATTACCAATTTATAGAGTTATTTGAAAATTGGCCAAATCTTTGTCCCCATTTACATATTTCCCTTCAAAGTGGCTCTGAGAACATACTTCAGAAAATGGGGAGACCTTATACCATAGATAAATTTAAAGAAATTGTGTTGGATTTAAAATACAGTTTTCCCTACCTTGCCATTGGTGTAGACATTATTGTAGGTTTCCCAGGAGAAACAGAAAGAGACTTCTTGCAAACCTATAATTTAATAAAAGAAATGCCTGTATCTTACTGCCATATCTTTTCTTATTCTGATAGGCCTGGAACAAAAAGTGCAAAAATGAAAGAAAAAGTGCCATTAGAAATTATTAAAAAAAGAGTTAAAGCACTTAGACAATTAGATAAAAATAAAAGAGCCCAATTTTTTAAAGAAAATATGGGAAGAACAGTTCAGGTATTAATTGAACAAAAAGTGGATGGTTTTTCTAAGGGACATAGTGAAAATTATATTTCTGTTTATATGGAGGAAAAAACCGAAATAAATCAAATCATTCCGGTTAAACTCATTGATTACTTTCATGATGGAGTATATGGAAAGATACACAAGGGTGAATAA
- the mnmA gene encoding tRNA 2-thiouridine(34) synthase MnmA yields MKKVIVALSGGMDSAVTGYLLKQRGYEVKAVFLRLTDNYPPYPPSAIAQFLGIPYTELDLREDFKKLIIEPFVKFYLCGKTPNPCIWCNQKIKFGILLDKVKKMGADYLATGHYARKIYQKGRYLLLKGIDRKKEQSYFLFYISQTQLSHILWPLGELSRNKVENIASNIGFYINKFKESQEICFIPDNNYRLFLENYARDKLDRLKDRGEIVNEQGKILGKHRGFWRYTIGQRHGIGVCSKKPYYVKKIDAEKNLLIVAPRPALFFKEAIVEKPNFFPFDYLKSVLEVSVKIRYRQEETPAIIQPLNKELIRVVFKKPQFAVTPGQAAVFYQGDICVGGGLIKSAQ; encoded by the coding sequence ATGAAAAAAGTAATAGTAGCCCTAAGTGGAGGAATGGACAGTGCAGTTACTGGGTATTTACTTAAACAAAGGGGTTATGAAGTTAAGGCGGTGTTTTTAAGATTAACGGATAATTATCCCCCCTACCCTCCATCGGCTATTGCCCAGTTTTTAGGAATTCCTTATACAGAGCTTGATTTAAGAGAAGATTTTAAAAAATTAATTATTGAACCATTTGTCAAATTTTACCTTTGTGGAAAAACACCAAATCCCTGCATCTGGTGCAATCAAAAGATTAAGTTTGGGATTTTACTGGATAAAGTTAAAAAAATGGGCGCAGATTATTTAGCTACTGGCCATTATGCTAGAAAAATCTATCAAAAAGGAAGATACCTCCTTTTAAAGGGTATAGACAGGAAAAAAGAGCAATCCTATTTTTTATTTTATATCTCTCAGACGCAATTATCCCATATTTTATGGCCATTAGGGGAATTATCCAGAAATAAAGTTGAAAATATTGCTTCAAATATCGGATTTTATATTAATAAATTTAAGGAAAGCCAGGAAATTTGTTTTATTCCTGATAATAATTACCGATTATTTTTAGAAAACTACGCTAGAGATAAATTAGATAGATTAAAGGATAGGGGGGAAATCGTTAATGAACAAGGAAAGATTTTGGGGAAACATAGAGGTTTTTGGCGCTATACTATCGGGCAAAGACATGGTATTGGGGTTTGCAGTAAAAAACCATATTATGTAAAAAAAATAGATGCAGAGAAAAACTTACTTATTGTAGCCCCTCGCCCTGCTCTATTTTTTAAAGAGGCTATAGTAGAAAAACCAAATTTTTTCCCATTTGATTATTTGAAATCAGTTTTAGAGGTTTCCGTTAAAATTCGCTATAGACAGGAGGAGACACCAGCAATAATCCAACCTTTAAATAAAGAGTTAATTAGGGTAGTATTTAAAAAGCCTCAATTTGCAGTAACACCTGGTCAGGCAGCCGTATTTTATCAAGGAGACATTTGTGTAGGAGGTGGCCTAATAAAATCTGCCCAATGA